The Pseudarthrobacter sulfonivorans genome includes a window with the following:
- a CDS encoding DUF5134 domain-containing protein: MFNSPAITWALTAVLLLGGSHYVLQAAKSRHLTNRVNNSLHALMMVLMAAMLWNLAPSTVLAQIAILAGAALWFVIQAVARPEFKLLCAGSQGRLKCVYHSFTMGAAALMIAMMGHAATAGHDIAPATAMPASNAHHGTASAVHSTAAPGLDHSADLAIPLTVFFAAAAVVFIVLLLRYRATIPAHHSAYIPKPSRRAEHGLEALGAAVMALMFATMSA, from the coding sequence GTGTTCAATTCCCCCGCAATTACCTGGGCTCTGACGGCCGTCCTGCTGCTCGGAGGCAGCCACTACGTGCTTCAGGCGGCAAAGTCCCGCCATCTCACAAACCGGGTGAACAACAGCCTCCATGCCCTCATGATGGTTCTGATGGCCGCCATGCTGTGGAACCTCGCCCCGTCGACCGTGCTGGCTCAGATCGCCATCCTCGCCGGTGCTGCCCTGTGGTTTGTGATCCAGGCGGTCGCCCGGCCGGAATTCAAACTGCTCTGCGCCGGCAGCCAGGGCCGGCTGAAATGCGTTTATCACAGCTTCACCATGGGTGCTGCTGCACTCATGATCGCGATGATGGGTCATGCCGCCACCGCCGGCCATGACATCGCCCCCGCAACTGCAATGCCGGCGTCGAACGCCCATCACGGAACAGCTTCTGCAGTCCACAGCACGGCAGCACCAGGATTGGATCACTCAGCTGACCTGGCGATCCCGCTGACGGTATTCTTCGCAGCTGCGGCGGTTGTTTTCATTGTCCTTTTGCTGCGCTACCGGGCCACAATACCCGCTCACCACAGCGCTTACATTCCCAAGCCCTCCCGCCGCGCGGAACACGGACTCGAAGCACTCGGCGCCGCTGTCATGGCCCTGATGTTTGCCACGATGTCGGCATAA
- a CDS encoding IclR family transcriptional regulator, protein MNYRPSHSGSGPASNSLRLLEIVARFGTGTTAKEITDALRMPPATAYRLLNALVGDEYLVRTSDLRGFALGHAISGLVTAANPPTVPTAARTVLEEFRQGNRFAVHLFMFRSASLRIADEDPDYPLHSVYEMLRYPHTSAPGKLMLAELGNSVFPLPSGQLVKLTEDTITDSGQLYKQLAEIRLNGQASEINELESGSASLALPVRQPDGSVGAALCLTGPAERFTTISEHAEAARELTTRLSPLLF, encoded by the coding sequence ATGAACTACAGACCTTCACACTCCGGTTCCGGCCCAGCGTCAAATTCGCTCAGGCTCTTGGAGATCGTGGCACGGTTCGGCACCGGGACAACGGCGAAAGAGATCACCGACGCCCTGCGCATGCCTCCGGCGACCGCCTACAGGCTTTTGAATGCGCTTGTCGGGGACGAATATCTGGTCCGCACCTCAGATCTCCGCGGATTCGCGCTCGGCCACGCAATTTCAGGACTGGTGACAGCGGCGAACCCGCCAACTGTTCCCACCGCGGCCCGCACCGTCCTGGAGGAGTTCCGGCAGGGAAACCGTTTCGCCGTGCACCTCTTTATGTTCAGGAGCGCGTCCCTCCGGATCGCCGATGAAGATCCTGATTATCCGCTCCACTCGGTCTACGAGATGCTCCGGTACCCGCACACCTCCGCCCCGGGGAAGCTGATGCTCGCTGAACTTGGTAATTCGGTCTTCCCGCTTCCGAGCGGCCAGCTGGTGAAGCTGACCGAGGACACCATTACCGACAGCGGCCAGCTGTACAAGCAACTCGCGGAAATTAGGCTCAACGGCCAGGCCTCGGAAATCAACGAACTCGAATCGGGATCCGCCAGCCTGGCACTTCCCGTGCGGCAGCCCGACGGCTCAGTGGGCGCGGCGCTGTGTCTCACTGGCCCCGCGGAACGATTCACCACAATCTCCGAACACGCGGAGGCGGCACGTGAACTGACCACACGGCTATCGCCTCTCCTGTTCTGA
- a CDS encoding Gfo/Idh/MocA family protein: MSEKLRWGVLGTAHIVRKTITALQKTKNGEVVGIASRTEEKAREYANKHGVPQAFGSYEALLASPDIDAVYIPLPNSLHLEWILKSLDAGKHVLCEKPLAMSAAECEEISRKADETGLKVLEGFMYRFHPRFEKLQELLAAGTVGKLTFLHVGHSFDAGGDDNIRWYAGLGGGALFDTGCYCVNVSRMVVGQEPARVTAFGNYRDANDGGLIDASIAGMLRFPGSATALFDTGVNLERRNFLEITGTEGRLYLDNPFGLLEEDSVLEEHHFGQDTIHHEFKGENHFVRMGEHFADSVLNGRPLRYDLTDAGANARVLEALDQAARKHEASEPKPHSGAGAGVS, translated from the coding sequence ATGAGCGAGAAGCTGCGTTGGGGCGTCCTCGGCACCGCCCACATCGTCCGCAAGACAATTACGGCGTTGCAGAAAACGAAAAACGGTGAGGTAGTAGGTATTGCTTCCCGCACCGAGGAAAAGGCAAGGGAGTACGCCAACAAGCACGGCGTCCCACAGGCGTTCGGCTCTTACGAGGCGCTGCTCGCTTCGCCGGACATCGACGCTGTCTACATTCCGCTGCCGAACTCACTTCACCTCGAATGGATTCTGAAATCCTTAGACGCAGGCAAGCACGTCCTCTGTGAAAAACCCTTGGCAATGAGCGCCGCCGAGTGCGAGGAGATTTCGCGCAAGGCCGACGAGACCGGGCTCAAAGTCTTAGAAGGATTCATGTACCGTTTTCACCCGCGTTTCGAAAAGCTGCAAGAGCTGCTCGCGGCCGGTACGGTGGGCAAATTGACATTTCTCCACGTCGGTCACTCCTTCGATGCGGGCGGCGACGACAATATCCGCTGGTATGCCGGCCTCGGCGGCGGCGCACTTTTCGACACAGGGTGTTACTGCGTCAATGTGAGTCGGATGGTCGTGGGGCAGGAGCCGGCCCGGGTCACCGCCTTTGGCAACTACCGCGACGCCAACGACGGAGGTCTCATTGATGCCAGCATTGCTGGCATGCTGCGCTTTCCCGGCAGCGCCACCGCGCTTTTTGATACCGGAGTGAACCTCGAGCGCCGCAATTTCCTGGAAATCACGGGCACCGAGGGCCGACTCTACCTCGACAATCCTTTTGGGCTGTTGGAGGAGGATTCGGTCCTGGAGGAGCATCACTTCGGGCAGGACACTATCCATCACGAGTTCAAAGGCGAAAACCATTTCGTCCGGATGGGCGAACATTTCGCCGACAGCGTCCTAAACGGTAGGCCGCTCCGCTACGATCTCACGGACGCGGGAGCCAACGCGCGGGTGTTGGAAGCTCTCGACCAGGCGGCGCGGAAACACGAGGCGTCCGAACCGAAACCGCATTCTGGCGCTGGCGCAGGCGTCAGCTGA
- a CDS encoding cation:proton antiporter gives MNPLALSLIELGAVVFSLGLLARLAERIGMSPIPLYLLGGLAFGTGGIVELEGMKQSAHLFGEIGVILLLLVLGLEYTASELFTGLRRSWRAGLLDLVLNFLPGAALALFLNCGFVGAMVMGGATYISSSGIAAKVITDLGWLGNRETRVVISILVFEDLTMVIYLPVLTSILAGVSFVSGLTTVGIALAVVSVVLLVALRHGHRVSKAVQSENSEVFLLNVLGAALLVAGVASAMLVSAAVGAFLLGIAISGATSHNAARILAPLRDLFAAIFFVAFGLNTDPASIPPVLGWALALAVVTTASKMATGIWAAKREGIARPGRLRAGAALVARGEFSIVIAGLAVASGAVTQELAAMATAYVLIMAVVGPLAARYVEPLVEIVLSAEGVVTKV, from the coding sequence ATGAACCCGCTTGCCTTGAGCCTCATAGAACTCGGGGCAGTGGTGTTCTCCCTCGGCCTGTTGGCCAGACTGGCCGAACGGATCGGAATGTCGCCCATCCCCCTCTATCTCCTTGGCGGCCTCGCCTTTGGCACAGGCGGGATTGTTGAGCTTGAAGGCATGAAGCAATCCGCGCACCTTTTTGGGGAGATCGGCGTCATTCTGCTGTTGCTTGTGCTCGGGCTGGAATATACGGCGTCCGAGCTTTTCACCGGACTGCGAAGATCGTGGCGGGCCGGTCTCCTTGACCTCGTCCTGAACTTCCTGCCGGGGGCAGCACTTGCCCTGTTCCTGAACTGTGGGTTCGTGGGTGCCATGGTGATGGGCGGCGCAACCTACATCTCGTCATCAGGCATCGCGGCGAAGGTGATCACTGATTTGGGCTGGCTGGGCAACCGCGAAACCCGGGTGGTGATCTCCATCCTTGTGTTTGAAGACCTGACCATGGTCATCTACCTTCCCGTCCTCACCAGCATTCTTGCCGGCGTCAGTTTCGTCAGCGGACTCACCACGGTGGGCATTGCGCTGGCGGTGGTGAGTGTGGTCCTGCTGGTTGCGCTGCGCCACGGACACCGGGTCTCCAAGGCTGTCCAAAGCGAGAACTCAGAGGTGTTCCTCCTGAACGTCCTGGGCGCGGCGCTGCTCGTAGCCGGCGTGGCATCAGCCATGCTCGTGTCAGCGGCAGTTGGAGCCTTTTTGCTCGGCATCGCGATCTCCGGTGCCACATCGCACAATGCCGCGCGTATTCTGGCACCGCTCCGGGACCTTTTCGCCGCGATCTTCTTTGTGGCGTTCGGCCTGAACACCGACCCTGCCTCCATTCCACCGGTCCTTGGCTGGGCACTCGCCCTCGCTGTTGTCACCACGGCCAGCAAAATGGCGACCGGCATCTGGGCTGCGAAGCGTGAGGGCATTGCCCGGCCCGGCCGTCTGCGTGCCGGAGCGGCGCTTGTGGCCCGCGGGGAATTCTCGATCGTTATTGCCGGACTGGCAGTGGCATCCGGTGCCGTCACCCAAGAACTGGCGGCCATGGCTACTGCCTATGTGCTGATCATGGCCGTGGTTGGCCCATTGGCCGCGCGCTACGTCGAACCGCTGGTGGAAATCGTGCTGTCCGCAGAGGGCGTCGTTACGAAAGTCTAG
- a CDS encoding HAD-IIA family hydrolase, with amino-acid sequence MSMRLIDGFDGVLADLDGVVYTGPRAIDGATNALDKLEGEGKSLAYVTNNASRSPEEVATHLRELGAPATAEQVFGSALAGAQLLAAKMAAGAAVLVVGSQILADSVRAQGLVVVSSSDDRPDAVIQGFSPALGWKDLAEAAYAVTAGATWVATNMDMTLPQERGFAPGNGSLVAAVAAATGKSPLVAGKPEAALFETAARHSGVERALVVGDRLDTDILGGNRAGMATVLVLTGVDSVQTALAARLDERPNYVIRSLGELYVEYPAITADDGAYSCGAAVARASGSTVSINGRENDLNSWRAACAAWWAAHPLMTPHSAPEIVFTTAG; translated from the coding sequence ATGAGCATGCGGTTAATTGACGGCTTTGATGGAGTGCTGGCGGACCTCGACGGCGTCGTGTATACCGGGCCGAGGGCGATCGACGGCGCTACCAACGCACTCGATAAGCTCGAAGGTGAGGGCAAGAGCCTGGCATACGTGACTAACAACGCGTCGCGCTCACCAGAGGAGGTTGCCACCCACCTCCGGGAATTAGGAGCACCTGCCACCGCCGAGCAGGTCTTCGGATCCGCGCTGGCCGGTGCACAGCTGCTGGCCGCCAAGATGGCCGCAGGCGCGGCTGTGCTCGTCGTGGGCAGTCAGATCCTCGCAGACTCCGTCAGGGCGCAAGGGCTCGTCGTCGTGTCAAGCTCGGATGATCGGCCAGACGCAGTCATCCAGGGATTTTCCCCTGCCCTCGGCTGGAAGGACCTGGCAGAAGCCGCCTACGCGGTCACAGCAGGTGCCACTTGGGTAGCGACAAACATGGACATGACCCTTCCCCAGGAGCGGGGGTTCGCTCCGGGTAACGGGTCATTGGTGGCCGCGGTTGCCGCTGCCACCGGCAAGTCGCCCCTAGTAGCGGGAAAACCAGAAGCAGCCCTCTTCGAGACGGCGGCGCGCCACTCCGGCGTCGAGCGCGCTCTCGTGGTCGGCGACCGCCTGGACACCGACATCCTCGGCGGAAACCGCGCAGGCATGGCCACGGTTCTCGTCCTCACGGGCGTGGACTCGGTCCAAACGGCGCTGGCTGCACGCTTGGACGAGCGTCCGAACTACGTGATTCGTTCTCTGGGCGAACTCTACGTGGAGTACCCCGCGATCACGGCCGACGACGGGGCCTACTCCTGTGGCGCGGCAGTGGCCCGGGCATCGGGATCGACGGTAAGCATCAACGGCCGTGAAAACGACCTCAACAGCTGGCGCGCAGCGTGCGCCGCCTGGTGGGCAGCCCACCCGCTTATGACACCGCATTCTGCGCCGGAAATCGTGTTTACGACGGCTGGATAG
- a CDS encoding APC family permease, protein MSARGDRFITPRSPVEGLSRRKLSFLPVFAQSVANVAPAGAMTVIPALIFPGLVFGSDGPNLVLTFGAAMAVMILVALCLRPMAKRMAAVSGLYSYTAKGLGQRTAITAGWSAIFGYGLVAMASLLAVGMYVVELFINLGIPVADPEVLAVLVILAAAGAACFLMIRGIQLSAWSTLLMESISIGILAVLMVVYFAFNEPKVNLGTVFAWNGHFDSLSIAIVVAVSAFVGFESPTTLGGEAQKPFVSVPRAITWTPILAGVLYLLAATAQDVALRDAPSDITASSTPLSDLFSQTSPVFAAVLDLGIAASWFACAIASVNALARIFFCMGREGVAPRAVGRTHPAFRTPSTAILAVMPVVAIVPIAIIIFGASPEEGLANLFTLGAYGYLGSYILASASLPFFLRRIGENTYASWVLGAATSMVLGAVLWMAATTSIGTGNLQTLIYAGVLLASVIYAMYLHRRLPMRLASVGIYDETRESDLFHGGPIK, encoded by the coding sequence GTGTCTGCCCGCGGTGATCGCTTCATCACGCCCCGCTCTCCCGTGGAGGGCCTGAGCCGCCGGAAGCTTTCCTTCCTGCCGGTCTTCGCGCAGTCAGTAGCCAACGTGGCGCCCGCGGGCGCCATGACCGTCATCCCGGCCCTGATTTTTCCGGGTCTTGTCTTTGGATCCGATGGACCGAACCTTGTGCTGACATTCGGCGCAGCCATGGCAGTCATGATCCTGGTTGCCTTATGTCTGAGACCGATGGCAAAGCGCATGGCTGCCGTCAGCGGGCTCTACAGCTACACAGCCAAGGGACTTGGCCAACGGACGGCAATTACCGCCGGCTGGTCGGCCATCTTCGGGTACGGCCTTGTGGCCATGGCCAGTCTGTTGGCTGTTGGCATGTATGTCGTTGAGCTGTTCATCAACCTGGGCATCCCCGTCGCCGATCCTGAGGTTTTAGCGGTGCTGGTCATTCTTGCCGCTGCAGGCGCCGCCTGTTTCCTCATGATCAGGGGGATCCAGTTATCCGCGTGGTCCACGCTGTTAATGGAATCCATTTCAATTGGAATCCTCGCCGTCCTCATGGTCGTTTACTTCGCCTTCAACGAGCCGAAGGTCAATCTCGGGACTGTGTTTGCGTGGAACGGACATTTTGATTCGTTATCGATCGCAATCGTCGTGGCCGTCAGTGCCTTTGTCGGATTCGAAAGCCCAACCACACTCGGAGGAGAGGCGCAGAAACCCTTCGTCAGCGTGCCAAGGGCCATTACCTGGACCCCCATCTTGGCGGGCGTGCTCTATCTCCTCGCCGCGACCGCCCAGGACGTAGCCCTCAGAGATGCACCGTCAGACATAACAGCAAGCTCCACACCGTTGTCTGACCTGTTTTCCCAGACTTCCCCGGTGTTCGCCGCAGTCCTTGACCTGGGAATCGCCGCATCGTGGTTTGCGTGCGCCATCGCATCTGTGAACGCCCTGGCCCGGATATTCTTCTGCATGGGCAGGGAAGGCGTTGCCCCACGGGCAGTCGGCCGGACACACCCCGCTTTTCGGACACCTTCGACGGCGATCCTGGCCGTCATGCCGGTTGTGGCCATCGTCCCCATCGCGATCATCATCTTCGGAGCAAGTCCTGAGGAGGGCCTCGCCAACCTCTTCACGCTGGGCGCCTACGGATACCTGGGGTCCTACATCCTTGCCAGCGCGTCCCTGCCTTTCTTCCTGCGCAGGATCGGGGAGAACACGTACGCCAGCTGGGTACTTGGAGCAGCAACCTCCATGGTCCTCGGTGCGGTGCTATGGATGGCTGCGACAACATCGATTGGAACAGGCAACCTGCAGACTCTCATCTACGCCGGTGTCCTTCTCGCCAGCGTCATTTACGCCATGTACCTTCACCGCCGGTTACCCATGCGCCTGGCGTCAGTGGGCATCTACGACGAGACCCGCGAATCAGACCTGTTTCATGGCGGGCCGATCAAATGA
- a CDS encoding glyceraldehyde-3-phosphate dehydrogenase, with translation MQQLPDSCLDTWMGREALAEAMIPVIGRLYRENNVVTSIHGRSLINKSTMGILKAHRFARRISNDELLPGETAPLLNTLAGLDLGAAAIDIARLNQKFKEEGGGATLEEFLRAELADVVGRRGADDRASTDVVLYGFGRIGRLLARLLIEKAGGGHGLRLRAIVVRRGSDNDLTKRASLLRRDSVHGSFEGTIRVNEEAGTITANGVQVQVIYSDNPATIDYTAYGIHNALVVDNTGRWRDVEGLSQHLLSKGVARVLLTAPGKGELKNIVHGINHGTILDSDKIVSAASCTTNAITPVLKAINDRFGVVHGHVETVHSFTNDQNLIDNFHKGDRRGRSAALNMVITETGAATAVAKALPELLGKLTGSSIRVPTPDVSLAILNLSLENGTTKDEVNSFLRDMSLHSDLRKQIDYMDSPDVVSTDFVGSRHAGIVDSLATISNDKNLVLYVWYDNEFGYSCQVVRVMEEMAGVNRPSFPARDVVQEAMSVLAALKSA, from the coding sequence ATGCAACAACTCCCAGATTCCTGCCTTGATACGTGGATGGGCCGGGAGGCCCTTGCCGAGGCCATGATTCCGGTGATCGGCCGGCTGTACCGCGAAAACAACGTGGTGACCAGCATCCACGGCCGCAGCCTGATCAACAAGTCCACCATGGGCATCCTCAAGGCGCACCGCTTCGCGCGTCGGATCAGCAATGACGAGCTGCTCCCGGGGGAAACCGCCCCGCTGCTGAACACCCTCGCCGGCCTGGACCTGGGCGCCGCAGCCATCGACATCGCCCGCCTCAACCAGAAGTTCAAGGAAGAGGGCGGCGGGGCAACCCTGGAAGAGTTCCTCCGCGCCGAACTCGCCGACGTCGTCGGCCGGCGCGGCGCTGATGACCGCGCCAGCACCGACGTCGTGCTCTACGGCTTTGGCCGCATCGGCCGCCTGCTGGCGCGCCTCCTCATCGAAAAGGCAGGCGGCGGCCACGGCCTGCGCCTGCGCGCCATCGTGGTGCGCCGCGGCTCCGACAACGACCTCACCAAGCGCGCCAGCCTCCTGCGCCGCGACTCGGTCCACGGCTCCTTCGAGGGCACCATCCGCGTCAATGAGGAAGCCGGCACCATTACCGCCAACGGCGTGCAGGTCCAGGTCATCTACTCGGACAACCCCGCCACGATCGACTACACCGCCTACGGCATCCACAACGCTCTCGTGGTGGACAACACGGGCCGCTGGCGCGACGTTGAAGGGCTGTCCCAGCACCTGTTGAGCAAGGGCGTGGCCCGCGTGCTCCTGACCGCTCCGGGCAAGGGCGAGCTGAAGAACATCGTGCATGGGATTAACCACGGCACCATCCTGGACTCGGACAAGATCGTGTCCGCGGCGTCCTGCACCACCAACGCCATCACGCCGGTCCTGAAAGCCATCAACGACAGGTTCGGCGTGGTCCACGGGCACGTGGAGACCGTGCACTCGTTCACCAATGACCAGAACCTGATCGACAACTTTCACAAGGGCGACCGCCGCGGCCGCTCCGCCGCGCTGAACATGGTGATCACCGAAACCGGAGCGGCCACTGCTGTGGCGAAGGCACTGCCGGAACTGCTGGGCAAGCTCACCGGCAGCTCAATCCGCGTTCCTACCCCGGACGTCAGCCTGGCCATCCTCAACCTGAGCCTGGAGAACGGCACCACCAAGGATGAGGTCAACAGCTTCCTCCGCGATATGTCGCTGCACTCGGACCTGCGCAAGCAGATCGACTACATGGACTCGCCCGACGTGGTCTCGACGGACTTCGTCGGCTCCCGCCATGCCGGCATTGTTGATAGCCTCGCGACCATCTCCAATGACAAAAACCTCGTCCTCTACGTCTGGTACGACAACGAGTTCGGCTACAGCTGCCAGGTGGTCCGCGTCATGGAAGAGATGGCCGGCGTCAACCGGCCGTCCTTCCCCGCGCGGGATGTCGTTCAGGAGGCCATGTCGGTGCTTGCCGCGCTGAAATCGGCCTAG
- a CDS encoding APC family permease, translated as MSENRLDEGDDLKRSINWKQGAAIALGVPMLILPSLGYLPMYVSAAAILIWGISVLQGFLQNAAYAEMATTFPKASGLPGFAQHLFRTENYKGKYDKGKLIGGFTAWSYWFGWNPILAIFAITAGGYLHGLFPALGDTFTEYQLALISGLVIFGGLFIVNWFGLKDGALLGYILAAISLIPLVILAVAPFATGHVDLANITGNWWPTDWAWDMHHILMLFGIFAIAQWSACAWETAAIYGPEYKNPSKDVPKALLACGIICLVLYVLLQAAVIGVLGVEGVQEQSVSPLIPVAQAAFGQAGSIITIIMLIAAMVLIIQTAYLGSSRAMHSMAVEGNIPRVFGRTNRHGTPFVALLVIGAFNLVLISMGNAAAILAASAIGYTCANGISLFAYVKAKKHPAFANLERPFNAPKGWTNVSMIFGLFNVPLCLIGVVYLNSLEIGWTSTWVGFLVLALYLPIWLYSQHESRRTKPEAAAPPAVHAADEREKVLDLT; from the coding sequence ATGAGTGAAAATCGTTTGGATGAAGGCGATGACCTGAAAAGGTCGATTAACTGGAAGCAGGGTGCGGCCATCGCGCTGGGTGTTCCCATGCTGATCCTGCCCTCGTTGGGCTACCTGCCGATGTATGTATCCGCCGCAGCAATTCTTATCTGGGGAATATCCGTCCTTCAGGGCTTTTTGCAGAACGCCGCGTATGCCGAGATGGCCACCACCTTTCCCAAGGCCTCCGGCCTGCCAGGCTTTGCGCAGCATTTGTTCCGCACCGAAAACTACAAGGGCAAGTACGACAAGGGCAAGCTGATCGGCGGCTTCACCGCCTGGAGCTACTGGTTTGGCTGGAACCCGATCCTGGCGATCTTCGCCATCACGGCCGGTGGATACCTGCATGGGCTGTTTCCGGCGCTGGGCGACACCTTTACCGAATATCAGCTCGCTTTGATTTCGGGTCTGGTGATCTTCGGCGGGTTGTTCATAGTGAACTGGTTCGGCCTCAAGGATGGTGCCCTCCTGGGCTACATCCTGGCAGCCATCTCCCTGATCCCGCTGGTTATCCTGGCGGTGGCGCCTTTTGCTACCGGACACGTTGACCTGGCCAACATCACCGGCAACTGGTGGCCCACTGACTGGGCCTGGGACATGCACCATATCCTGATGCTCTTTGGCATCTTTGCCATCGCACAGTGGAGTGCCTGCGCCTGGGAAACGGCGGCCATCTACGGCCCCGAATACAAAAACCCGTCCAAGGATGTCCCCAAGGCGCTGCTCGCCTGCGGGATCATCTGCCTCGTCCTTTATGTACTGCTGCAGGCGGCAGTCATCGGCGTGCTCGGTGTCGAGGGTGTTCAGGAACAGTCTGTATCGCCCCTGATTCCGGTGGCTCAGGCCGCCTTTGGCCAGGCCGGGTCAATAATCACCATCATCATGCTGATCGCCGCCATGGTGCTGATCATCCAAACGGCTTACCTGGGTTCCTCCCGCGCCATGCACTCCATGGCGGTGGAAGGCAACATCCCCAGGGTCTTCGGCAGAACCAACCGCCACGGAACCCCCTTTGTTGCCCTGCTGGTGATCGGAGCCTTCAACCTGGTGCTCATTTCCATGGGAAACGCCGCGGCAATTCTTGCGGCCTCGGCGATTGGCTACACGTGCGCCAACGGCATCAGCCTCTTCGCCTATGTCAAAGCCAAGAAGCACCCCGCTTTCGCGAACCTGGAAAGGCCCTTCAACGCACCCAAGGGCTGGACGAACGTCTCCATGATCTTTGGCCTGTTCAATGTGCCGCTGTGCCTGATTGGCGTGGTCTACCTGAATAGCCTGGAAATCGGCTGGACTTCAACCTGGGTCGGCTTCCTCGTACTGGCGCTCTACCTGCCCATCTGGTTGTATTCCCAGCACGAATCGCGACGCACGAAGCCTGAAGCAGCTGCTCCCCCTGCAGTTCACGCCGCCGACGAGCGGGAAAAGGTCCTGGACCTTACCTAA
- a CDS encoding cupin domain-containing protein: MSVTFQPSELFAGDLDKSLLGPPLAEVLGDEIPTRIAVPFTSDDSRILSGVWEADPGLSRWEFLERGEAIHVLEGRMVVTQDGAGPITLEAGTAAVFPIGWQGTWEIQERIRKFFVIFSA, from the coding sequence ATGAGCGTAACTTTCCAGCCCAGCGAGCTCTTCGCTGGGGACCTAGACAAATCCCTGCTCGGCCCCCCGTTGGCCGAAGTGCTCGGCGACGAGATACCAACGCGAATTGCCGTTCCCTTTACCAGCGACGACTCCCGCATCCTCTCTGGAGTCTGGGAAGCCGACCCAGGCCTCTCTCGGTGGGAATTCCTGGAGCGCGGCGAAGCGATTCATGTCCTTGAAGGCCGCATGGTGGTCACCCAGGATGGCGCTGGACCGATCACGTTGGAGGCCGGAACCGCCGCCGTCTTCCCCATCGGTTGGCAGGGGACATGGGAGATCCAGGAACGGATCAGGAAATTCTTTGTGATTTTCTCGGCCTGA